The DNA segment AGATGCTCATGTCCGCTTCTCACGCTAAGGACCCGGAGCCATCTCGCCAGCACCCCCAGCTAGAGGCAGAGTCCTTCTCTGGAGAAGAGGACAAACCAGGACTAAGGCTAACACAAAGGCTAAGGTAAGAGGGGTTCggcaaaatggaaaaaagacaatcCAAGTCGCATTTTGCATGGAGGTgttagagagacagctcagtgagtaagagccCTTGTCATACAAGGTGAAAGATATACCTTTGTTCACATCCCTGGAACTCATGTAAAACCATGGCATGCAGTTCAAACCCCTGTGATCCCAGTGCTCCCAGGAGACGAgcggtggaggcaggagaatccacAAAAGCTCACAAGCCAGCAATTTACACACACAGTGGAAAAATAATATCGAGTCTCAAATAAGGTGGGGACTGATACCCAAGgatgtcccctgacctccacgcACAtgccatagcacacacacacgtgcataccaccacacacaatcacacacagtgcatgcatgcacacagatcgcacacacacagaaattggGGGTGAAAAGTGGGCTTCAGGTTTCCACTCCCCTGCCCTACTCACGGAATGATGTCAGCGGCTGAGGGATTTCCTGTGGAGAATGGAGCTTCTCAGGAGGGGTCTCTCTGCATTCAGAAATGAGGGACTGTGCTCTACTGAAGTGTGGATCGATGCCCATGTTGTAAATATTCCCACTATGGATGATGTAAACTACCAACTGGATGCCACTGGATGCTGTGAGGGAAAGCTCCAGCACCCCTTTACTGGCTTCTCTGTAAGATCACCTTCCAGATCACCCCATGGGAAGCCCGTGGGAGATAGCCACTTACACACTCGAGTGCTCTTAAGGGAACTATTAGAGCCTCATTATTAAATGTGAGTTGTTGAGGATCACCCACTATGTAAGACTCTAATGTGAAAGGGAGTCCAGAGctatggttctcaaccttcctaatgctgcaaccttttaGTAGAGTTCCTCATGATGTGGTGActccccccaaccataaaattaccttgctacttcataaccgtaaCTTTACTAACTGTTGTGAGTTGCAATGTGAACATCTGTGCTTAGAAAGGAGGTcgcaacccataggttgagaaccacgggGCTAACACAGGCGAGACTGGAAAAGCAGCTCTCTGGTGGAGTGCCTGCCTCGCACCCTcaaggacttgagtttgagcATCAGTAACATCCACCCACACGCATCCACATTCCCACTCCTAGTCTGCCACGAGACTGCAAACCAAGACATGCGCCATTCAACATTCAGAACacaaaagatgaagaaaacaacCAAATTTAACACGGACAATCATGACTTGGAATAGCATCATACTTCCTAAAAGCAATGGTGGACACCAAAACAGAATGGAGAAGCACCTTAGGAACTGATGGTGTGGACCTAGAtatgggtcagtggttaaaacactgactgctcttctgaaagtcctaggttcaattcccagcacccacatggcggctcacaaccctctgaaattccagtcccaggagatctgacaccctcttttgtgGGCATCAGGTACTCCACCCAAGTGTACAGtcacaaatgcaggcaaaacactaatctGTATAAAAAAGGAACAAGTAAATGGATACGAGAGAATTTAATGCactggaaagatgtctcagtggttaagaacactggttgcgggctggagagatggctcagtggttagaagcactggctgcttttccagaggtcctgagttcaactcccagcaaccacatggtggctcacaactatctgtaatgggatgaggcccttttctggtgtgtctgaagatagttacagtgtactcatattcataaaataaataattctggaaaagaagaggaaatagtttaaaaaaaaaaaaggaacactggttgctcttgcaggggcccaggttcaatccccagcatctacATAGAGGCTCAaagccatctgtaattctagcccaaaagcctttctttaaaaaaaaaaaaagaattatttatttcaggtataggatacattgtagctgtcttcagagacaccagaagaggggcatGGAAttccgttacagatggttatgagccaccgtgtggttgctgggatttgaactcaggacctcgggaagagcagtaggtgctcttaactgttgagccatctctccaaccctaacAGACTTCTtaatagagaccctgtctcaaaaataaaacaaagcaaaacaaaacaaaacaaaaaatctctgtgagttcaaggccggcctgatctacagtgagtttcaagacagccaaggctacacagagaaatcctgtctcaaccaCCACCCTaatctaaaatttttatttatttactgtgtgtgtgtgtgtgcacgcgcgcgtgcgcgcacgcgcatgtgCAAACATGGAAATCAGAACAATCTTTTgaggttggttctctccttctgccaagACTGGGTTTCTTCTCCAGTGTTTTCCTACTGTGCAAGCCATCTGGTGAGCTGTGAGACATCCCCCGTCTCTGCCTCGCATCTCTTAGGAGCAGTGGGACAGCAGATGTGTGCTACCCAATCCAGCTTTTGCATGGATTCAGGGCATCAAGCTTGGGTGATCAGGCTGTGCAACTAgccctcttacccactgagttgTCTCCCTGGCacaattctttccttttttctttttaaaaaagaaacagagctaGAAAGAAAGGTGAGCATGGTGGTTTGTGTCTGTTATCCTTGCTCTTGGGaggatgagacaggaggattcccagGAATTGGAAGCCATTCTGGATTTCAATGTAACCTTTGAGCTGCTTGTAGACAGAGttccaaaggcagcagaaaaaCTTCCCTGCTCGGAGCACTGGAGAGAATGGATTGGTTCCTACTCCCATACGGTTATTCCAGGATTCATGTGCCAGGGCAGTGATGTCACACACCACAGTGCCACTGGGGGCAGGTCCATCTACAGGGAGACGTTTAAGGATGAGAACTTCATCTTGAACCACCTCGGTTGTGGTGTCCTTTCCATGGCAAATGCTGGACCAAACATCAATggttcccacttttttttttccctgtgctgCCAAGATTGAGCAGCTGGATGGTAGTGTGGACTCTGGAGAGGGCAGAGAAGGCATGAACATTGTGGAAGCCATGGAGTGTTTGGGGACCAGAATGGCAAGACCAGCAGGAAGATAGGGTCACCGTTGCTAACTATGGACAACTCTAATTCTTTTGACTTTCAGGCATTTTACCCACCAGACCATTCCTTCTGTAGCTCAGGAGCGCGCCCCATCCTATCTGCTCACAGCGCCCAATAATCTCTGCTCTCACTGGAGTTCTTGGGGTGCCATATTTTCCTTACCCCCTCCAAGTCTAGCTGGATTTCAGAGTTAAGTTTATGATTATGAATGGAAactaaatgagagagagagagagagagagagagagagagagagaggtacaaaGAGGGGCACTGTCACATGGtataggttgttttttttttttcttttttctttttttcggagctgggaacccgaacccagggccttgtgcttgctaggcaagcgctctaccactgagctaaatccccaaccccggtaaaGTTTTTACTTATGCCTTTAACACTTGGGCAAACCTCAAAACCGGGAGTGTTAAGATGCAAAGATAAATCAAGAGTCCTGGCTTTCCTGAGTCACTCAGTCACTCAGCTGGGTCCTAACCTTGCTCCCACACTGCCTCCCTCCAAGGCCAGGGTTCTGAGCAGGCGACACAGGCTGAGTGGCTCTTTGGTCACAATACACCTTTGGTCACATGTGACAACAGGAACCATCCGTTGGAGTGCCGAGGACAAGACAAACTCTGAGTTTATCCCTAAGTGGGGCCACTTTAGATTCCTAACAGTCACCCCCAAAATCAAGAGCCCACAAAACAACTTTGCTAGATCAGCAAACCTTgatccacacacacccccaccccggTCCCGCCAAACCGGCCATGGAAGCAGGACACATTTATCAGTTCCACGTTTATTTTCAGAAAGTGAtgcaaaacagaagaaatacatCCAGACACCACTCTCTCAACAATAAATAGCCTCCCCTCccgaagaaataaaaaaaaagaaacaagcagttGCGTGCACACCAGTTCAAAGTGATCTCACCTGGTGAGATGCGCGCCCCTCAAACCCTTCCTCTGCACCCACTCTCTTGTCTACTCGCAGGTGACCCAGTCCACCCGCCGTCACCTGAGtcttctccctgtctgtctgtccgtctctcCGTTATAAAAAtgcatgtgtctttatttttcAGATCAGAGATTAACACAGGTGTTAGACCAACAGTTGAATGTTACTGGGCTGGGGAAGAGAGCAGCTCTCCAGTCCTGGACTCCCGGCTGACCCCTCCACCTCTCCGGAAGTCCCTCTGGGTCCTAAACTTTCTGGAGTCCGTTCTCCACTCTCCACGGAACCATCGGTCAGAAGCAGCACCTGGTACGTGACTGTAGTTCGGgcagaggaaggggcaggggaCACTTCTGTCATATTCCCTTGTGGGCCAGGAAACAAGTGAACCCCAGAATCCTCCTTGCCCCTCTTCTTCCCCAACTAATCTCTGTACAGGGAAGGGACAGCGAGAGCTCGGGGCTCTCCGCCCCGTGTCTGTTTTCTAAGTTAGTCGGGCACCTTCCAATTCCGCAGCGTTTCCTCAGTTGGGAAAATAGTTATAAAACTGGCCTTCGGTTTCCTTATCAAAAGGAGAGGGGGCCCCAGCGGGAGAGGAGCTGTCGCCACTGGAAGGATAGGGGGATATTCTCCTCCTCTTAGTGTCTCCCTCGCCTAGTCCTGAGTCGCTGGGCTCGGGCTGGAGGGAGGTGACCTCAGTCCACAGCGAAGGGGAACCCTGTTCCTCTGAGGATCCCAGGCCCGGGTCCATGGGCAGAGTTCGCATGGTTCGGAACCAGCCAGCTGGGCTCATCTTAGGAGGATACTGAGGCGCCATGGGCCAACCAGCTCCAGGAGCCAGGACATCTGGGCCCCGGTAGTAGGGCACAGTGGTCCCAGGAGCAGAGGGTAGGAATGTGGGCTTCACGCTCACTGCTCGGAACTCTGTTTCATAACTGGGTTCCCGAGGTGTTCCCAGCCAGTAAGACTGTGAGACCATATCTTTGGGCTGGCCTGGAAGGTCAGGGTAGAAACGGCTGGAGACAGGATACTGGTTCGACAGAAGAGGTGAGTAGGGGTCTCCCCCAAGCAGTTGACAGTTGGGTCCAGGTGGCGAGGGAACACTCGTATCAACCGATGTATacatgctaaaaaataaaatgaaataaaaacagtgaATAAGAAACCAAGTCACAAGTGtgtctctcccctccctgccccattTCTCTCTCCCTGGCATGCCTGTCCCCCAGACCCACAAGGCAAAGACAGGACATGTTGAACACTGAAATACAGACCCATGTGAGAAAGACCAAAGGGGATTTGGATCCAGAACACTTACGACTCAAAGTTCTCCCGGAATCCTTTGGCAAAGGGGTTGTTGTCGATTTTCAGCTGAGTGATCTAGAGTGGGAAAATAGAGTCCCCCCAGTCGAGGGCTCAGGAATTCCACCCCTCCCTGCAAGAAGTCTGTCCCCAGGCTCCCGGCGCCCAGCCCTCACCTCTGCATTCTGGTAGGCAGTCACGGCAATGAACTGGGTCTCTTGGAAGGTAAAGATGTGAGTGTTAGCACTGCAGGCCGCCTCTGGCTCACCGTCATTCACCTCCACGATGTGGAGCCGCGGCTGGTACTTATGGAGGGACTGCAGGACGATCATCTGGAGAGGGAGCCAGGCGGTAACGGGTCACGGAAGGTCCTCCCGACCTTGTAGTGGCCTCATATCTGGATGCATTCACCTACCAGTAACTACTAGCCCTACTAGACTAGAAAGGATGCTTGAGTACATCTCCATGTTGCCTCCATGCAACTTCTCTTAAGCATCCCTACTTGGAACTCACCGAGTAggtggctggccagtgagccctcaGGGTCCCCGGTCCCCGTCCCCATCAGTGTTTAAATGACTGGTGCCACTGCAgctggcttttcttttctgtttcaacCTGGGTTCCAGGGAGGAAACTCAGGTCCTTGTCTTTCCaaggcaaatgctttaccaaCTGAATCCTCTCTCCAGCTCAAGGTTTTAAAAAACAGGACGGGGACTGTGGAGATGGCTCggcagataaaggcacttgctgagaAGCCTGGCACTCTGACTTTGATCCTTGGGATCCATGGGGTGGAAGAAGAGTGGAAGTTGTccatctgacctccacaaacaccATAGCAACTCACTCCCCCACAACTAAGTAGATAACTAGATAactaagtaggtaggtaggtaggtaggtaggtaggtgggtgggtgggtgggtggatggatggatggatggatggatggatggatagatagatagatatgataaaTGAaggaatggatagatggatggatagatagatagatagatagatagatagatagatagatagatagatagatagatatgataaatgaagggatggatggatggatagatagatagatagatagatagatagatagatagatagatagataggataaaTGAagggatgatagatagatagatagatagatagatagatatgaaaaatgaagggatggatggatagatagagagatatgataaatgaagggatggatggatggatggatagatagatagatagatagatagatagatagatagatagatatggatagatGTAGTAAATGtgtaaaacaaaccaaaacaaaacccatggTTATTCAATGTGAAGTCACTTTTACATTGAACATCCATTCCCTGGGATATCGGGACCATCAAGATGACAGATCGTGACCTAGTGAAGAAGTCCCAGGctgttctggctgtcctgaaagtaaCCCCTGCCAGAGATCCTGTATCCCCCCAGCTCACTGTCTTCACAAGGTGGGTAGGAAAGAGCCATAGtttggagaggaagaaaaggagctgGGACAGAGAGTGGCTCAATTAGTAGCTTGTTTGTCTAGTCTGGTGCGATACCTAGAACGACATGAATcaggcatggtggagcatgcCGTGCCCTCAGCACTCAGGGCacaaggatcagaagttcaaggttacccttGGCTATgtagggaagagagggggagaggagaggagaggggaggggaggagaggagaggggaggggaggagaggggaggagaggggaggagaggggaggagaggggaggagaggggaggagaggggaggaggctcCAACAGACAAAATAGGTTTTAGGAAGTgtagggggaagggggtgggaatCTCTAATGCAGGGACAGGTGGGGTTGACAGTCCTACCTGGGTCACATTGTTGGAAGCCCCCTTGTTGTTGGTAAGCTTTAGTTTCCCAAATGAAACTTCCTGTCGCATCCAGTGGGCTCCAGTGTTGGGGGAGTCTGGGTGGACGTATAAGCGGTTCCCTGTGGACAGTTAACCTTGTTGTCAAGTACTGAACAGACTCTGGAGATATGGGATTTTGCCTGCTCTGAGAGGACCGTGAGGAAGATGCAGGGGAGGGGACAGGCAGGCTGAACaggggaagaagaggcagaggatTGAGCAGAGTGAGTCTcgtcccccttcccctccccactcagTTGCTCAGTTAAATCGTTAGAGAAGAGGTAGCAAACCAAAGGAAGGGTGAGGTGGGTGGATAGGCGGTAGGTCTCATCATGTTAGGGGCAAGAGCTTGAGTCATCCACCAGGGGGCGCCCAGTCTAGGAGAGAAAGCATGCCCACCACTCCCAAAGCGGGTCGTACCTGGCATACTGCCTTCGGCCTTCCCACACTGCACCCACTTGCCACTCTGGTACCGCCAGTGGTGCTGGTCCACCAAGACTACATCCACAAACATCCTGTAATGGCTCGTGGGCTCCAGCCCGGCCACAGTGAAGGACAGGAATGGGAACATTCTCCTGGAGGGACAGAGAAGGTCTAGACTCCATCAGCCAGAGCTCAGTGGCAGTCACCAGTGTGATCGTGTCAAGCTGCAGCCAGCTGACAATTGTGCCAGAAGGTACTAGCTTGCCAGTTATTAAATAGAGATGTAACAAAATTAATTCGTAGGGCTAAAGAAATGGTTTCGCGTTAAGAGCACATAGAGCTCTTCCAGGGggactgagttcagttctcagcacccacctcAGGTAGCctacaacagtctgtaactccagctccaaggtgaTCCAATGCCCCTGGCCTCCACTGacatccacatgcacatgtgcacatgcacacgagcatgcacacgtgcacacacacacactattaatgatacatttttttaggtatatttattttatgtatgtatgagtacactgtcgctgtcttcatgcacaccagaagagggcatcggatccattacagatggttgtgaaccaccatgtggttgctgggatttgaactcaggacctctggaagagcagtcatcttgccagcccatgatacatcttttttaaaaggtagcacacacctttaatcctagcacctgatagcagaggcaggagaatctctgagtttgaggccagcctggtctataaaggcaagccagggcagcacagagaaaccctgtcttgaaaaacaaaaagcaaaagccaaaTTAAATTGCCCACGCCTAAAAATTAAATACGTCCTACTGAAAGCCTGGGTACACACAACCCAAGAGTCTCTTTTCGGAATTTTACCATGCGGTGCTGTGGCCTGAGCCTGAGGTTATTTATGTCCATTGCGTGAGGTAGTTGAAGAATGGACAATGGCTGCGGTGCATTGCTCCCCAACTCTGTGCTCAACCCTGTCATGTTAGAATCCGCTACAGGGCTTCAGCAGACACCATAAATCAGTGCCTCCCCCTTCTTTAGTACTGATCATTAAATCTAAGGCTCACAGTATGATGGAtgggcaggcactctaccactgagccacatcccggCCTGTAGACTCTCGACAACGCTTCCCTCTCAAAAGATCAGTTACTAGATATTTATCTGGAAACCACTGTCTCTAACATTAGTGCGCTTCCTGCGTGGGCCAAAGGCACCAGGCAACCCTTAAAGATAGTCCCAGAAGGTGGGTGTGCCTGAGTCCCACGTCTCCACTGTGACTCTCCCACTCCTGCCCCGTGGCATTCACTGACTGGCCCTCCCTGTCCCACTGACGGGAGTCAGTGACACCTATAGTATGACCCGCCCCAATCTGGGCTTTCAGAAACTCATTGAACACCCTGGGTGCCCCAAAGGCTCTAATCATTCTTAGTCTTGGGTCCCAGGAAAAGCAGAAGTTGGTGGTCGGATCCTGTGTGATCAGCCCTCGTTCTAAAGTAAAAGCGCCGAAAAATGGCCTCCCCACCACTTCCACCCCCGCCGCCCCCATTATCACGATCACTTCACCCACCACCTCTCTATCACAACCACCATCACTGTACCGCTATCTCCACCATCACGGCGACACTGTCTTCACCAGTACAGTCTCCAGGGCCGTCACTGTCACTTCCACAATCATCGCCGTTACCATTACCACTCCATGATTACAGCCACTGTCTCTCcagccgccaccaccaccatccccaccaGAACAGCCACCACATCCACCGTCTCCACAGACACCACTTCCGCCAGCCACACTGCCTCTACCACATCTGCCGTTACCATCTCTACAATCTTCTTAACATAAGATTTCCACCAATTTTACCATGTCTCCTACCTCCGTCAGAGCCGCCGCCCCGGCTACGCCTCTACCATAGCCTCCATCACTCCAACCGCCACACCCACCATCTCCATCATAGTCACAGCCACTGACTCACACCTGCCATCACAACAGTCGCTACTTTCATTATCACCAATACTACTACCGCCATCACAGCCATTCTGTCACCATCTCTTTCATCCACTCTACCTGCAGCCTTCATTGTCACAACCACCATGGCCAGCCTCAGCCATCACCAattctattttgtcttttttttttttttccagagctgaggaccgaacccagggccttgcacttgctaggcaagcgctctaccactgagctaaatccccaaccccgccaatTCTAATTAATGAGCTTTGCCTTCATGACCCTGTGGAGGCAGCGGTGTTGTCAGAACAGCAGAGCCAAACACTCACTGGACATCCCTTTCGGTCCCACCTTTCAGGGGGCCATGTAGGATAGGAAAGCATTGGTCTCATAATCAAAACACctagggactggggagatggctcagcggttaagagcactgactgggggttggggatttagctcagtggtagagcacttgcctagcaatcacaaggccctgggttcagtccccagctctggaaaacaaaacaaaacaaaaaaaaaaaacaaaacaaaacaaaaaaagagcactgactgctcttccagaggtcctgagttcaatttccagcaaccacgtggtggctcctgaccatcagtaatgagatctgatgccctcttcttctggtgtgtctgaagatagcgacagtgtacttatatataataaataaataaaataaataaataaatattgaagaagaagaagaagaagaagaagaagaagaagaagaagaagaaacaaagaaagaagaaaaagaaacctagaggagcctcgaactcacagtgtatggttttcctgcctcagtttccaaagtgctaggattacaggggcACATCACTATACCTAGTTTGAGTACTGTTAGGGATCCACCTGACAAGAATTCTCCCAActaagctacattcccagcccaaGAACCAAGTATTGGGAACCGGCAGCGGGGAGAATATTTCCAACCCATTTCTCTCCCCAGCTCATTGTTAGCCACTCAGATCgcagtttctgaagctgaagcacttattgctcttctggaggatcagggtttggttcccagagccACGCCCGGCGGCTCAAGAGCTgtttgtaaatccagttccaggggattcaacagGCCCTGGCCTACACAGGAACCTTCATGCAGgcggtgcacataaactcacaagagcacacatacatgtagataaaaatagatttgaaaaatagggagctgggtgtggtggcacatgtcgtcctcgtcatcatcatcgtcatcgtcgtcattttttaaaaacagttttagacttgtttttatcttattttatttcatgtatgactGCTCTACTACATGtacacctgtgtgccagaagagggaatcagatctatttacagatggtcatgaaccaccatctggttgctggaaattgaactcgggaccccttggaagggcagccagccagtactcttaaccatgagacatttctccagccctgtacGTTTTTCAAGAgaaggtttctctttgtaaccctggctgtcctggaacttgttacgtagaccgggctggcctcaaacttagagatccatgtgtctctgcctcccaaatgctgggatcaaaggtgtgttcTACCATTGTCTGGcctcattttattaatttgaaatagggtttcatacgtagttctggctatcctagaacttgccatgtaggccagactggcctcagacccacagagacccacctgccatGCATGGCTTGGCTTTtgtctttgatcccagccctcagaagaaAAAGGCAAGCGGGTCTCTGTGagcctgaggctagcctggactgcGTATggagttctaggatagctagggctacggAACAGGGAGAGTC comes from the Rattus norvegicus strain BN/NHsdMcwi chromosome 10, GRCr8, whole genome shotgun sequence genome and includes:
- the Tbx21 gene encoding T-box transcription factor TBX21; translation: MGIVEPGCGDMLTGTEPIPSDEGRGTGADQQHRFFYPESGAQDPTDRRAVSSLGSSYSGSALVPAPPGRFLGAYAYPPRAQATGFPGPGESFPPPAGAEGYPPVDGYAAPDPRAGLYPGPREDYALPAGLEVSGKLRVALSNHLLWSKFNQHQTEMIITKQGRRMFPFLSFTVAGLEPTSHYRMFVDVVLVDQHHWRYQSGKWVQCGKAEGSMPGNRLYVHPDSPNTGAHWMRQEVSFGKLKLTNNKGASNNVTQMIVLQSLHKYQPRLHIVEVNDGEPEAACSANTHIFTFQETQFIAVTAYQNAEITQLKIDNNPFAKGFRENFESMYTSVDTSVPSPPGPNCQLLGGDPYSPLLSNQYPVSSRFYPDLPGQPKDMVSQSYWLGTPREPSYETEFRAVSVKPTFLPSAPGTTVPYYRGPDVLAPGAGWPMAPQYPPKMSPAGWFRTMRTLPMDPGLGSSEEQGSPSLWTEVTSLQPEPSDSGLGEGDTKRRRISPYPSSGDSSSPAGAPSPFDKETEGQFYNYFPN